The sequence GACCAAAATACATTGAAATTCACAGACGAGAAGAAATATTTACACGTGTAGTGCAAGGAGATACACAGCAGCACTATAGCAAAGGGGAAGGTCTGGAATCCACCCCTACAGTAAAGAATCCTATTTACATACATGTTCCAGGCAGTTGTCACGGGAACCCCGGAGCGGCTCAGCTCTGAGTTTGCCGGTAGAGGGCATTCTCTTTGTTGTGCGTCGTCTCCCAGCTGCTGTGCGGAATTTTGGCAGAGCGTAGAGAGGGCGACTGGTCGTTCTGCACGGAGAGCTTCTTAACCTGGGATCGAGAGAGGGGGCAATAGTGAGCAGCGACCCCCGAACGTCACCTAGTGGCCATGGCTTTCTACCCCACCCATCAACATTTCCACTACCTCTTCCATAGCCACAAAACCAGCAAGCCCACCGGTCCCACTCACCTGTCTGAAGGCCGTGGCCGTACTGGGAGAGTTATCCTCCTGGAGGATTTTGAAGGGCGATCTCCCGGGTGCCGAAGAATGTAGAGCCTTCCGGGGGCGCTGCCGAGAATGCTTCGCGCCTGGGATGGAGACAGGGAGGTTAGAGAGATCTCAGAAGGTTCTACAACCCAACGAGATGACAAGCCCAGATCTTACCTGTGGACCGCGGAGACTTGCCCCTGGGCTTTTGGGGTTGCCCAGCCGGCTGTGCAGGCTCTGGTGCCACCGGAGGTTGGACAACTGGAGTTTCTTCCGAGGAACTCTTCTTGGCTTCCTCCAGGTCGGCCGGCGGGGTGGTCTGTGGCTCCTCTGGAACAGAGGGTCCAGGATTCAGGGCGCTCGAGGGGCTTTCCTCAACCACAGAATCCTCGGAGATAAACACGTCGCTCAGCTGCTTGGCCAGGAGGTTCAGGGCAACTGAATGGAGAGGGAGCGTGgggtataaattaaatactGCCAGAGAGAAACCcctttgggggggtgggggcgATATAAGGGCACCTATGTAACCCTACATAATGTATGCCCAGTTACCCCCCCTTCCAGTTATCTTTCCTCTTTTGTTAAGTTGTTGATTATTCCGGGTATATTGGGTTCATCGCTTGGTTAATTTATAACACACAAGTCCCCCCCAGCACTGACCGTGTAAGGAGGGCCTCAGGGGAGTGCGGACAATTCCATGGGTGGGCGATCGGGGGTCAGTAATTTCTGGGGTATCCTGGAGATCTTCCTCGATGGAAGACAGTACGGCGCGCTGCGGCGAATCCCCAacctatagaaataaaaacagtttgAGGAACCTCGCAAGGGCATCCGAAATAAATCAGAACGACGGGCGAGCCGGCTGCGGGACGGGCGAGCTGGCTGCCGGACGGGCAAACGCAGACCGTAGGGGCAATTCTTACACAACGTGGAGGTGCAGAACACGCTCATGCCACCTACAGCTTGTTCGGCCCAAACATACACCGCAGGAACTCCAGGCCCAATCAGCACTCACCGCAATAGGCGTCCTGGGGATCCCGGCGGTGGGGGAACGGGGGTCAGTGACATGTGCCAAATGCTGGTTGCGCAGGGGGCGGGACGGGGTAACTTGTTCTCTGGACTCAGATGaccccattattattatctgctgCAGGTCAGACAGGATCCTACAAGAAAGATCATACACAGTGTTACCTAAACAGAGCTCAAACCCCACCGCTCCCAACCCAAGACCCCCGCTCAAAGATCAGCCATTATTAGCCACGACACATATATAGCCCCTATGCATATGGCTGAGAAGCTCATGTAAAGCACAGCCCTGCAATgtgtgggatgtataactgagtaACGGATCACcttatacatcacacatactgCAGGGATGAACTGCTCAGCAACATTCAATGCATATGTAACCGGGTGGAGGGCTGACTCAGCCACCCTATAGCTAACTCACACTCTCATCACTCAAGCCCTCAGCCTCCTGTATATAAATAAcccaatatatatctatactgcCCCTCATCACATCACGCTAACTCCCTACCTTTCAGCACCGGCGTCGCCCAGATCGAACTGTCTCGATGAAAATCTATCACTGATCAGCCACTCGCCCCTAAGCTACATTCAAACTCCGCGCCACGGCCAATCACACGCCTCGGTATCATCTACTGGCTGGAATAAAGCCAACCCTTCCTCAACCGACCAATAGGAGAGCTCGTAACAGACTCCTCTCAGTGAGCACAGCCAGCAACCTAACGCGGTGTTCATTGGCTGGACATTTGATCGGTTATTTTTTGAGAAGGAGGCGTTGCTCTCACCAAGTCACCGGACACGCCTCTCTAGGTTATTGGACGATGTGTGGGCGTGGACTCTCCATGTAATACATAGTAACTTAGTGAGGTGCGCCGCCATATTATTGGAGGAAGGAACTGTATGTTGCTGTGGGTGGGGAGTAGAAAGGTTAAAGGGCAATTGCTATAAATACAGTGTAGGGATATCACATGGTGCAAAGGGGATTAAGCTGCTAAATAGCGCTGGCTGTGGCTATATTTACTTACTATATGCACcatgtaatataaatgtatctatgtttttatatatataatatatatttaataaataaagcaatatgGCAGATCAAAGACACATCAGTATGATCTACATCTAGCAAAGAGGCCAGCACAGTGACTACTCGATGTAcatcgctgcggaatatgatggcactatataaatctataaataacaATGAGGGCATCGGCCCGCAAAAAGTCTCAACGATgcgtatagaaacagcagggaatgagGTCATGTAATGAATAAATAAGGTCTTCTCCTCATTAAAATGCCTTAATGCCTCAAACTCACGTAAACATAATCCCACCCCCGTCCACACCTCTGACTCCCACCCTGCAAAACAAAAGGGTCTCTCTCTGAGCGATTCACGTGTTCACCGAAGGTATGCATGTGGCGTGTAGATCGTCTCGGGCAGGAAAATGTATACGTGTCGGCCACTACAAAAAGTAACCCACggcatgttatatatattcaaagGATTTGGAAATCTGAAGAAATTCAAGGCTTGTATGTCTTCATGATGTCTTATCTGGACAAAATACAGCCATTaacaaaaaattgtatttatatatatatatatatatatatcttattaatAATGTACAGCACGGCAAATTGTCTGAAACTAACACTGGGTCAACGACAAAACTGTCCTGGCGCTGAAAGGGTTTGAGAAACCTtcgatttgtgtttttttcccttcaaatATGGAAGCCCCACCAACCTTCCCAAAAAAGTGCAATTCTACGCACAATATGGTAAAATATGGAGTGATCGGCAGATCACCTAGCGTTCCACctgttgctatggtaactgcGCTTCATTTATGTCTGTGCAcctaaattcctttttttatagataaACCTCCAACAGGCACGGATTGGCCATCTGGTAGCCGGCCGGGCCACATTCTTACTGTtactgctgctccagtggcagatcgggtcctgcagtgtgtggccCCCGGCACGATTTGTGtgagaatgaaaatgaaatgtgcGGCCATCACACCTGGGAAGTCTCCAGGTCTCCGCTTTGCACCGTCACCCCTATCGACACCATCCCTGGGAACTTAACAAAAcgtttgaaatattaaccctttaataacccaCTGTGACGATTCTAGGTAGCATCTTCTACTCTCTGTGTTACCCAAATGACTCTAATTCCAGACCTAATGGAAaacttgacttgtcattatttaaagatacacctgcattcaagcagggatatcaaccataacatactggtagcaaaagcaccaattgggagtcttatatatgatcacactAGCGTGGAATAGCAAGGAGTCGTCTCTGGACTGTGTGCcattgagaatctgccccttcaccctgagattggggcaaaaacccaggATGTGGTTATTACTTTCTCAGGTAAAAAGGCCTTGgttttgtttaataataataatttgatttaatAATATCAGATCATGTTTAATGATTCATTGAGAGAACATACAAAAGTCAAACACACCCTTTCCCTTATTAAAGATGGCCGCCGTGAAATCAAAACATGTCAACATGGTTTGCCGCAGCACGGATGCTTTTGCGCATGCGTATTTTCATCAACGCGCCGCAGTCACCAGCGCCAACTTGCTTCCACGAGCTTCCGCGCATGCTCCCTGTATCCTGGCGTTCGGTCCAGTCACCACCGAGACTGAGGATCAGCGGACAGACAGTCACCGGAAGCGGAATCCTGAAACTATCCAGGCGCTGGAGTCATGGCGGACTGGAAAGATGCTCTGCTGTCTGTACTGCCGACTATCCGCGTCCCGAGGGCTGGAGACCGAGTCCATAAGGATGAGTGCGCCTTCTCCTTCCATACACCGGTATGCCACTGGTGGAGTGGGGTGCTTCTGGTCGTATATCCGCCTATAGATCTTCACTTATATATTCTTACTGTCTCATCTGTAATCTCTAATTGAGCACACTTACCCCTTATAGCCGATCACGTCATCAGTAACGCCCATTATAGCCATCTATAGATGCTGACAACCGCTGTGGTATTCACCTGACAGTATATATAGACACTGTTAGCCACACCCCTATATAGGGTAAACGGATTTCACTGGTGACAGTTGTGGGCTGTGTATACTGCAGGCCTGGATTCAATTCATTGCAGCCCTTATAGACATTTGGCCATTTACCCTAAACTCTCCATAGGTGCTGACAGCGAGTCCTCCCATACCTGCCTGTAGATACTGCTGTCCCTTTAGCACGCGCCGCCTCAAGCCTCCCAATCTAGTCTACTACTGTAAGCAAGCTGAGGAGGTgtgaagttatatatatatttgtgtatatatagtatatagcgCTCACAGgtcttttattgtaaaaaaactaaactttttATTGATAGATTAATGTATTCAATCAACATCCTAATCTAATGGAAGGGAATTGcactaaaaaaatgcataacagaatagctaaaaaaaaaaaaaactacttaatTTCTTACCGAAACCAAGTAAAAGTGTATAAAGCACTCACATGGATATAAAGGCAAACAAGCTGCCATAAGCAATAGTTCGCTTTCCTGTCCCTCTCATGTTCGCCTATATATCCCTCCAAGTGCTTTATACGCTTTTACTTGTTTTTGGTGAtaaaaaatgtggtgtttttttattttttttactgtttagcGATTACcattatgcatttatttcagTGCGGCTCCCTTCCATTAGATCTGTCTGTATTTTAACCTGTTGGGTGCAGGAGGGAGTTTAATGCACttgttttgctttattatttaaacatattcttTGCATTTTGGTGCCACGTGGTCTGTATTATTTAGTCAACATCCTAGTGAGACCATTTGTCAAGAtctatgtgtgtctgtctgtctgtctatatgttCCCTGAGATCGCAAAAAGGTGGGCACGAATAGTACAGTTTCCTGCTGTAACAGATAATCACGCAAAATCTCACTAAATTCCACCAGCCAGCATAAAAAGGACCGGCCCtatttggcccccgtctagccgcctgtttctcctgctgtaaagactcaaagtctcgtcttagattcaggagccgtatgccgatcccgtgcatgtttaaatcccctcgctgtatgaTGTCACACAAACACATGCGCGTCTATCGTGAATTGAAGGTGTGCGGTGTGGAAGATGATTGACGTTTTGTCCCTTTTGTTCCGCAGGAGTCGGAATGCGGTCTGTACGTTTGTATGAACTCCTTTCTGGGCTTTGGACGACCCTACGTGGAACGTTACTATAACAAAACCGGCCAGAGAGCCTTTCTCCACCTCAAGAGGACCCCCAAACCGGTACAAGTTGGGTGTCAGTCTAGTGAAGACCGCTGTGTGTGTAACCGCGGTGCTTGTGTACTGATGGCTTTTTGTAGCAGAGGTAGCTTTATAACCAGATCAACAATTATGTCAAAATTTTGTGTTTCCAGAAATCCGATGACTCCAGCTCAGGCACCGGCGATCCTCCTCGCAAGAAGCCCACGCGTCTTGCTATCGGTAAACCCTAACCCTTCGCCCTCCGCTTTGTTGCAATAATTCTTAGGGGGGTTTCCTCTGTTTAATAAGATGCTGCTGTGTGTTAGGTGACTCTGGGTATGAGCCAAGGGGGTCTAAATAGGTCAGTAATATCCCACCCATCACACCTGTTCCTGTCTTCACGCATTGGCCCTCTTTCTGTACTGTCTCTCTAAGTTGATAACCTTCTAAACCCCCCCGTTTGTTTTATTGCCCCCTGTAGGGGTGGAGGGAGGCTTTGACATGACTGACGAGCAGTGTGAATATGAAGAGGAAGTGAAGCTGGTCATTCTTCCCGAGTTCTTGGAGGTTCATAGAGATGAGCTGTCGGGACTTCCGGACATGGTCAGAGACCGGGTGAGTGCTTTTCGCTGTGGGGGGGTTGGTTGGGTTAGAGGGCGTTTCACAAGGGGCTCTGAGAAAGAGAGGACTGCTGACTAATTGCTCTGTCCCGCTCTGTCAGGTGTCCTCGGCTATCGATGCCATCTTGTCTGCTGACTCGGCGTCCCGCAAGCAGGAGGTCCAGGCGTGGGATGGGGAGGTGAGGCAGGTCTCCAAACACGCGTTCAACCTGCCCCAGCTCGAAGGAGTTCCCCGCATTCCTCCGTGGTAAGTGCCCCTGGCCCTTGTGACTACCTTTTCTTCGTGCTTGGCTTCCCGTGTGGAAGGCTGTAAACCCGGTCTTGGCAAAAGGATCATTAAgttcaattaaaatatttactaagATGATGGCGTGCGGAAAATATAGAACCGACAGAAATGTATCATctgaaaaagaacacaaaatgtTGCGGTATTTTctgtgttgcttttttttattggggaagttatatccaaaatatattctagGTTTGTGCCTGTTTGGTGCGTTCATTGATATGAaagatgtttttatttcctggtGGGCTGCGCATGCACGCTCGGTGGTCCTTGTTAATTCTGTGATGtttattctctctctttctctccagcGGGTGGAAGTGCAGCGTGTGTGACCTTCGTGAAAACCTCTGGCTTAATTTGACCGATGGCTCCATTTTATGCGGGAGAAGATACTTCGATGGTAGTGGAGGGAATAACCATGCGGTGCATCATTACCGCGAGACTGGCTACCCGCTGGCTGTCAAACTCGGCACAATAACCCCTGACGGGGCAGGTTAGTCCTCTAATATGTGTCTATCCTGACGCTGTTTGTTCACTAAGTGTGTGAAACCCCCTTTCTCTCCCCAATCTCCTATACTGTATTTCCTGAATCCTCTCATTTAACCAAGTTCCCCTCTTGCTGCAGATGTCTACTCCTATGATGAGGATGATATGGTGCTGGACCCCAACCTAGCAGAGCATCTGTCTCACTTCGGAATTGACATGATGAAGATGcagaaggtgtgtgtgtggcagttTGTGGCAACATACATACGATAAGTGTATTAATAAGTGTTTTAACGGCTAAGGCAAgatgaaagaacaaaaaaagatttacatttttcacagcATGACAGACTAGAtgtgctgaatggttcttatcggccGTCGGATTCCATATTGGTTCCGTTTACTCTATTTAAGCGGAATCTTTCTTTTCTGGTGtatacgttattattattattattattattattattattattattattagagttGCGAGGGCTTTCTGTGATTGggtgtgtgttatatgtaacTGCTTATTATAGTTCAGAGTTAAAGGGCTAGCCCAGTAAACGCTGTGCCTCCCTTTTGCCTTCCATTAGACGGACAAAACGATGACCGAGCTGGAAATTGATATGAATCAGCGGATCGGGGAGTGGGATCTGATCCAGGAGTCGGGGGTACAGCTCCAGCCGCTGTACGGGCCAGGCTACACCGGGATACGTAATCTGGGAAACAGCTGCTACCTCAACTCGACCATGCAAGTCATCTTCAACATCCCCGCCTTCCAGCGCAAGTAAGTGCCCCGGGCGGCCCTGTCGGGGGCTTTATGTTAACGGAGAAAGAATAAGGAAAGGGGATGGGAAGCTCCGGCTCGAGGAGGATTCCGACTGGTTccttaggggttttttttgtgtttttgcctaCAGGTACGTGGACCGGATGGAGCAAATCTTCCAGAAAGCCCCCGGTGACCCTACGCAGGATTTTAACACCCAGGTGTAAGTGATGATTGGTGACGTACATAGGGCTGGGTAGTTGCATGcgcgcgggggggggcagtacaGAATCGCGCATGTATGGGAGGAGTGCCGGCATCGTGCTGATAGTCCCTGTCCGTGTTTGATTCCCGCAGAGCTAAGCTGGGACACGGCTTGTCATCTGGCGAACACTCAAAGCCAGCAGCTGAGAAAGAAACCGACACTGCCGATCAGAAGGTGAGTGATGTTTGTATGAGTGTGCAGTAACTGCGCTTCCCGGGTCTGTCTGCCTGGAAAGAAAGTGCGATGTGATAGGGGTGGATCTgttctttgtttcagggcatGCAGGATGGGATTGCTCCGCGCATGTTCAAAGCCCTGGTGGGAAAGGGACACGCAGAGTTTTCCACCAACCGTCAGCAGGATGCCCAGGAATTCTTCCTGCACTTCATAAACATGGTGGAGGTAAGTGCTACGGGGGGCAGCGGTATCTATCTCTAAAgaacattatcttttttttatttttctgagaaAAAACTTGGATATAGAAATACTTTTGAAAGCCGCTTCGGTATTTATCCGCATTACATTATTCAGATTATGCTATATTAGGCACATCAGGGACCAAGACGTACTGATATGGCACCCATTCTCTATCTTATGCGATATTAAAATATGTCCTGATGTGTAACTCAACTCATTCATTTAGTTTCCTTTAATGCACCCAAATGGTATAAATCTGTAAAATGGCATAGAAAGTTATGAGCGACATGGTTCCATATGTTTGCCCCTGGTTGCATATGTTGGCCCCTGGTTGCAAATGTTGGCCCCTGGTTACAACTGTAATCGCTCTTTTACAAGCCAATGATGGCTTCTTGAGCCCTGACACCCATGTAAGAAAGCAGAGATCTGGTAAAGAACCTCTGTATTCGCAGTAATCGGTATGCAATCTCGAAAGGGGGCTTTTGTTTTTAAGATGCATTCTAATTCACTTTAGACAGGCTGTAGACCAGACCTGGGCATACagtgttgttttttgggggggttgcaCAATGCTCACCTCCATCTTTGTTTAGAGGAACTGCCGAAGTTCGTCCAACCCCAACGAGGTTTTTCGTTTCCTGGTGGAGGAGAAGATCAAGTGTCTGGTGTCTCAGAAGGTCAAGTACACTCAGAGGGTCGAGTACATCCTCCAGCTCCCTGTGCCGATGGAAGCGGCCCTTAACAAAGGTGGGCTTTAGGGAACGATGGCGTGGCTTGTTGCGTTGGCATCGAGCGAATTCTACGTATGATGTAGTATAATTTTAACCGATCCCGTGACGGCTGCTTGTAAACTAACCAGGACTGACACAAGATCAACCATCCTATAAGATTACATTGGGGATGGTTTGTATTCTAGTATCTGTTTGTAGTCCAAGTTGTCTATGATGGTCCGGGTTCTCTTTGGATGATGGAGCAAAGAAATCCTTGGAGAGATTGTATGATTTGAATGAAAAATCCAGCGTCGCCGCGAGAAACGAAGGAACTTTGTGGATTCCCGTGCTGAGTGCGTACGTTGTGATCCTCATTGAGATGTCTCTTGTGTCACACAGAGGAGCTGAGTATATACGAGCAGAGCAGACTCCAGGCCGAGCAGGAACACAGACCCCCGCCGGAGCTGGTCCGAGCACGGATCCCTTTCTCGGCCTGCCTGGATGCGTTTGCTGCCCCCGAACAACTGGACGAGTTCTGGAGCTCGGCCCTGCAGGCCAAATCCACTGCGTTAAAGTAAGAGACCCGGCCAAAAACCCCAACCGGCTCCAATGCGTAACGTGTTGGACTTCGACGCCGTTCTGTTACAGTTACAGACATTTATCTGACTATTTATCTCTTATACTATCCCGAGATATAAGCGCTTACTAATATTATATGataacaaaataacagctgTAACTACGGGGAGATTCTGCCCGCAGATTCTACGTCGGCTCAGTGTCCTGGGGATGCGTTTTGGGTGAAGCTGATTAGGACGGTGTGATTCTTAGTGTCCGACTGTCTCTCTCACACCCTTCTCTCTTGCCTCCTCCATCTCACCCGAAACTGATTTCTTCTCTCCCTCCATAGGACGTCCAGCTTTGCCTCATTTCCTGACTATTTGGTCATCCAGATTAAGAAATTCACTTTTGGCCTTGACTGGGTGCCCAAAAAACTAGGTGAGAGCGTTATATGTGTGATGGGGGTGAATACTAAATGGAATAATACAGAGGGGGTTATCTGGGTGATGTTTTTAGGGCAGGGGTAAAAGGTCCcacataaaatagaaataaacctTAATCTGCACTTTTCTTTGATATCTAGATGTTTCCATTGATGTCCCCGAGGAGTTGGACCTGTCCCAGTTCCGGGGCGGGGGGCTGCAGGCAGACGAAGAAGAGCTTCAAGACGTTGCCCCTCCGTTGGTCACCCCAGATGAGCCCAAAGGTACCcttggtttctatggcaacgacGATGACGACTCCTACTGCTCCCCTAACTTCTCCTCTCCGACATGTTAGTGTTTCTGCCTCTTGTCGGACCCCTCGCGTGTGCCGTGAGCGCGTGTGTAAAGCcactggcgtgtgtgtgtgtcgaaTGTGATTGTAAATACTATTAGTGTGTAAGAACACTAGCGTGTGTCACGAGAGTGCCAAGCTGGTACTTGTGCAAATGTGGATGGAAACAATGCGTCCCTTCGTGGTCTCATCCGTGTGACGCCTGCGGGGTGAGCGATTGGGACCCTGGGCGTTCTCCGTGGGGTGAGATAACGTGTCGGCCGGCTGAGTGTCCCCTGTAGGTACCACGGCCAGGTTTTATTTTCTTGGTGGATGGCGCCCTCTTGTGGCTTCGCCTGTTGAAAGCCCCTCTTCTGTCCTTTGATAAAAGCGGGGGCCGCCAGCGGACGCCTCACTTGCAGTGACAGAGCTGCATTAAATGCCCGTTTACTTTACTAAAAAGTGGCATTAATTGTTGCATCCTATCTACACTTTATCAGGAATTAATACCTTCTTAAAGCTGATGTTCCACTTACTCTGCCGAATTTAACGCTTTCAAGGCATCATTCTTACTGTTTCTGCCCCAACCCTTTAAAAGTTttgtctttaataataaaaataataatttgacaGATCTGCTCGTTTGTATTTACGTAAAATACCAGAGGGCTCGATGTTTGGTCTTAGCGGGTCGGGGAGCCATTATATACCGTGTGTTAAGCTGTATTTGGCGCAGTTGGGTCCATATCATGAATGTAAGCGTGTTTGTGTGTGCGGCGTGTATCGCGTTGTGAATCTTCACGCTCGCTGTCGATATgcggggtgggggggtctgccCGTGGGCTCCCTTTCCGTGTCCTGTCACTCTATCCAAACCCCCGCAGGATTCCCTTTCCCTTCTTCGCTTCTCCCCCCCACTTTATGTATCACTAACTTATTCTTAACTCTCCAGCTCCTGTGCTTGACGAGTCCGTGGTAACTCAGCTGGTGGAGATGGGCTTCCCGGCGGAGGCGTGCCGTAAGGCTGTGTATTACACAGGCAATAGCGGAGCGGAGGCTGCTATGACGTGGGTGATGTCACATATGGATGACCCAGGTAATACATGAGGTCATCTTTCACCTTGGCCAGTGACCCGGGGCCTAGTCTTCTGCAGTTTATCTGAAGCTTCTCGTTGATCATGCCTTCTTTCCCCACTTCTTCAGATTTTGCCCACCCTCTAGTGGTATCTGGCGTGAGTGCCCCAGTCAGTGTAGGAGGAGACCCCCCACCAGAGGAGCACGTGGCGACGATAATATCCATGGGTTTCTCGCATGAGCAGGCTGTGAGAGCTCTCCGAGCCACCGTGAGTATATCAGTGGGGTCTCGTCATTCCCTGCCCCGGCACTAGGACCCTGCAGATCTCACATTTTTGGTTGAAACGCGTCTCAAATCGAATTTGGACCAAGAatttaatcaaaaaaaaaaaaaaaaaaatcccttaaatattagaaaaaaataaggcaatatttaagatgtttccatgtattttaataaaaaaaaatagctggtataaatggaaaaacaatatatctggtatattgtattgtaataaattaatcACAATCGTTGattgactgttttttttaaatattaggcTATTTAATGGACGAGGGGCCGTCATTATTGCGTAGTTATTGCATACTGAATCTGTTTGTTTATATCgctacacacgcacatacagtCACACATACGCACACCTGCCTACCGCTCACAGCGCCCTCGCGGTCTGCCACTCCCGGCTTTCCCTCACTGGCGCTGGGACGTTATATCGTATCGTGGCCCTCAGGCCTGACAGAGGGGGCCATGCTCCAAATCTCCCGCCTTTTGACTTTCTCCTCTGTCACCCTGCAGAACAATAGCCTGGAACGCGCCGTGGACTGGATCTTCTCGCACATCGATGATCTAGATGCCGAGGCCGCCATGGATTTGTCGGAGGGCCGCTCTGCCGCCGAGTCCGTGTCGGAGAGTTTACCGGCCGCGGGTCCTCGTGTGAGGGACGGCACTGGCAGTGAGTATCGGGGAggcgggggggggttgttaGTAGACCGGGGGCTATTCTTGTGGGGTGAATAGACCTCATTGCCTCTTCTTCTCCCGCAGGATACGAGCTGTTTGCATTCATTAGCCACATGGGCACGTCCACTATGTGCGGCCATTACGTGTGTCacataaagaaagaaggaaggtgAGAGATCCTTTACGTGTCTCGTCGCTCTCTTGCTTTTTATTCTTACCCCTCAGTCGCCGGAACTGCCTGCcggacgccccccccccccacttactccttgttcttctgtcttctgcaGGTGGGTCATATACAACGACCAGAAAGTTTGCGCGTCGGAAAAGCCACCCAAAGACTTGGGGTATATTTACTTCTACCAGCGTGTGCAGAGCTAATCGCCCCCTGTCCGTACATGCCTACAGGCAGGTTGTTACCCTAAAAGCCCCTCTTAGTACGGGGGTCT comes from Spea bombifrons isolate aSpeBom1 chromosome 11, aSpeBom1.2.pri, whole genome shotgun sequence and encodes:
- the CDCA3 gene encoding cell division cycle-associated protein 3, with translation MGSSESREQVTPSRPLRNQHLAHVTDPRSPTAGIPRTPIAVGDSPQRAVLSSIEEDLQDTPEITDPRSPTHGIVRTPLRPSLHVALNLLAKQLSDVFISEDSVVEESPSSALNPGPSVPEEPQTTPPADLEEAKKSSSEETPVVQPPVAPEPAQPAGQPQKPRGKSPRSTGAKHSRQRPRKALHSSAPGRSPFKILQEDNSPSTATAFRQVKKLSVQNDQSPSLRSAKIPHSSWETTHNKENALYRQTQS